One part of the Bradyrhizobium sp. CB1650 genome encodes these proteins:
- a CDS encoding DUF1109 domain-containing protein yields MDTDQLIRTLAADNAHREPRVGAVLTMALLVAAPLSILIFATFLGVRPDVMSAMHNPFFDMKFAVTLSLAIPAIIVSLHLSRPEALMRGWGWLLLLPVGLLAVAIGGEMMMAPAMPMTMRMVGKNSRVCLSAIPAMSLPLLAGALFGLRHGAPSRPALAGALAGLLSAGLAATLYASHCTDDSPLFVATWYTTATALVTAVGALVGSKVLRY; encoded by the coding sequence ATGGATACCGATCAACTCATTCGCACGCTCGCGGCCGACAACGCCCATCGCGAGCCGCGCGTCGGCGCGGTGCTGACCATGGCGCTGCTGGTGGCGGCGCCCTTGTCGATCCTGATCTTCGCGACCTTCCTCGGCGTGCGGCCGGACGTCATGAGCGCGATGCACAATCCGTTCTTCGACATGAAGTTCGCGGTGACGCTGTCGCTGGCGATCCCCGCGATCATCGTCAGCCTGCATCTGTCGCGCCCCGAAGCCCTGATGCGCGGCTGGGGCTGGCTGCTGCTGCTCCCCGTGGGACTGCTCGCGGTCGCGATCGGCGGCGAGATGATGATGGCGCCGGCCATGCCGATGACGATGCGGATGGTCGGCAAGAACTCCAGGGTATGCCTGTCGGCGATCCCGGCTATGTCGCTGCCGCTGCTTGCCGGGGCGCTGTTCGGATTGCGCCATGGCGCGCCGTCGCGGCCCGCGCTCGCCGGCGCGCTGGCCGGCCTGTTGTCGGCGGGGCTCGCCGCGACGCTCTACGCCTCGCACTGCACGGACGATTCGCCGCTGTTCGTCGCGACCTGGTACACCACCGCGACCGCGCTGGTGACGGCTGTCGGTGCGCTCGTCGGATCGAAGGTCTTGCGCTATTAG
- a CDS encoding sigma-70 family RNA polymerase sigma factor: MRGREDEWTGLMRSAMAGDDAAYHRLLKAITPVLRAAARRGLARAGQPADQAEDIVQDILLAVHLKRHTWDSQAPFAPWLFAIARNKLIDALRRRGRRIFVNIDDFAETLPGETPQETASASEVATQLNTLPQRQRDVLQSIAVDSASIKDTAAKFSMSEGAVRVALHRGLAALTAKLRDH, translated from the coding sequence GTGCGCGGACGTGAGGACGAGTGGACCGGCCTGATGCGGTCGGCCATGGCGGGCGATGATGCGGCGTATCATCGCCTGTTGAAGGCGATCACGCCGGTGCTGCGGGCTGCCGCGAGGCGCGGTCTGGCGCGGGCCGGGCAGCCTGCCGACCAGGCCGAGGATATTGTGCAAGACATTCTGCTGGCGGTGCATCTGAAGCGACACACTTGGGACAGCCAGGCCCCCTTCGCCCCGTGGCTGTTCGCGATCGCCCGCAACAAGCTGATTGATGCGCTGAGACGCCGCGGCAGGCGCATCTTCGTCAACATCGATGATTTCGCCGAGACGCTGCCGGGGGAGACGCCCCAGGAGACGGCTTCGGCGAGCGAGGTCGCGACCCAGCTCAACACCCTACCGCAGCGCCAGCGCGACGTGTTGCAGTCGATCGCCGTCGATAGCGCCTCGATCAAGGACACCGCGGCAAAATTCTCGATGAGCGAAGGCGCGGTGCGCGTCGCGCTGCATCGGGGCCTTGCCGCACTCACGGCCAAACTGCGGGACCACTAG
- a CDS encoding enoyl-CoA hydratase, whose product MSTFEHIIVESQGAVGIIKLNRPKMLNALSFGVFREIAAAVDDLEADDGIGCIVVTGSEKAFAAGADIKEMQPKAFIDMFSEDFAAIGGDRVARCRKPTIAAVAGYALGGGCELAMMCDIIIAADTAKFGQPEITLGTIPGIGGTQRLTRAIGKSKAMDLCLTGRMMDAAEAERSGLVSRIVPADKLMDEALAAAEKIASMSRPAAAMAKEAVNRAFETTLAEGMSVERNLFHSTFALEDRSEGMAAFIEKRKPVNKNR is encoded by the coding sequence ATGAGCACGTTCGAACACATCATCGTCGAAAGCCAAGGCGCGGTCGGCATCATCAAGCTGAACCGGCCGAAGATGCTCAATGCGCTGTCGTTCGGCGTCTTCCGCGAGATCGCCGCGGCCGTCGACGATCTCGAGGCTGACGACGGCATCGGCTGCATCGTCGTGACCGGCAGCGAGAAGGCCTTCGCCGCCGGCGCCGACATCAAGGAGATGCAGCCGAAGGCTTTCATCGACATGTTCTCCGAGGATTTTGCCGCCATCGGCGGCGATCGCGTGGCGCGCTGCCGCAAGCCGACGATTGCGGCGGTCGCAGGCTATGCGCTCGGCGGCGGCTGCGAGCTCGCCATGATGTGCGACATCATCATCGCCGCCGACACCGCGAAGTTCGGCCAGCCCGAGATCACGCTCGGCACCATTCCCGGCATCGGCGGCACGCAGCGCCTGACGCGCGCCATCGGCAAGTCCAAGGCCATGGACCTCTGCCTCACCGGTCGCATGATGGATGCGGCGGAAGCCGAGCGCAGCGGCCTCGTCAGCCGCATCGTGCCGGCCGACAAGCTGATGGACGAGGCGCTGGCGGCCGCCGAGAAGATCGCCTCGATGTCACGTCCCGCGGCCGCGATGGCCAAAGAGGCGGTGAACCGCGCGTTCGAGACCACGCTCGCCGAGGGCATGAGCGTCGAGCGCAACCTGTTCCACTCGACCTTCGCGCTGGAAGACCGCTCCGAGGGCATGGCCGCGTTCATCG